From Oryctolagus cuniculus chromosome 17, mOryCun1.1, whole genome shotgun sequence, a single genomic window includes:
- the KRT33A gene encoding keratin, type I cuticular Ha3-I, whose product MPYNCCLPSLSCRTSCSSRPCVPPSCHGCTLPGACNIPANVGNCNWFCEGSFNGSEKETMQFLNDRLASYLEKVRQLERENAELESLIQERCQPQEPLLCPSYQSYFRTIEELQQKILCGKSENARLVVQIDNAKLASDDFRTKYETELSLRQLVEADINGLRRILDELTLCKSDLEAQVESLREELLSLKQNHEQEVNTLRCQIGDRLNVEVDAAPTVDLNRVLNETRCQYEALVETNRREVEEWFTTQTEELNKQVVSSSEQLQSYQAEIIELRRTVNALEIELQAQHNLRNSLENTLTESEARYSSQLSQVQCMISNVESQLGEIRADLERQNQEYQVLLDVRARLECEINTYRGLLESEDCKLPCNPCATTNVCEKPIGPCVANPCVQRARCGPCGTFGR is encoded by the exons ATGCCGTACAactgctgcctgcccagcctgAGCTGCCGCACCAGCTGCTCCTCCCGGCCCTGCGTGCCCCCCAGCTGCCACGGCTGCACCCTGCCCGGGGCCTGCAACATCCCCGCCAACGTGGGCAACTGCAATTGGTTCTGCGAGGGCTCCTTCAACGGCAGCGAGAAGGAGACCATGCAGTTCCTGAACGACCGCCTGGCCAGCTACCTGGAGAAGGTGCGGCAGCTGGAGCGCGAGAACGCGGAGCTGGAGAGCCTCATCCAGGAGCGCTGCCAGCCGCAGGagcccctgctgtgccccagctaCCAGTCCTACTTCCGCACCATCGAGGAGCTCCAGCAGAAG ATCCTGTGCGGCAAGTCTGAGAACGCCAGGCTGGTGGTGCAGATCGACAACGCCAAGCTGGCCTCTGATGACTTCAGGACCAA GTACGAGACGGAGCTGTCCCTGCGGCAGCTGGTGGAGGCCGACATCAACGGCCTGCGCAGGATCCTGGACGAGCTGACCCTGTGCAAGTCGGACCTGGAGGCCCAAGTGGAGTCCCTGAGGGAGGAGCTGCTGTCCCTCAAGCAGAACCACGAACAG GAGGTCAACACTCTGCGCTGCCAGATTGGAGACCGCCTCAACGTGGAGGTGGACGCCGCCCCCACCGTGGACCTCAACCGCGTGCTCAACGAGACCAGGTGTCAGTACGAGGCCCTGGTGGAGACCAACCGCAGGGAAGTGGAGGAATGGTTCACCACGCAG ACCGAGGAGCTGAACAAGCAGGTGGTGTCCAGCTCGGAGCAGCTGCAGTCCTACCAGGCCGAGATCATCGAGCTGCGCCGCACGGTCAACGCCCTGGAGATCGAGCTGCAGGCCCAGCACAACCTG AGGAACTCCCTGGAAAACACGCTGACGGAGAGCGAGGCGCGCTACAGCTCCCAGCTGTCCCAGGTGCAGTGCATGATCAGCAACGTGGAGTCGCAGCTGGGTGAGATCCGGGCGGACCTGGAGCGGCAGAACCAGGAGTACCAGGTGCTGCTGGACGTGCGGGCCCGGCTGGAGTGTGAGATCAACACGTATCGGGGCCTGCTGGAGAGCGAGGACTGCAA GCTCCCCTGCAACCCTTGTGCCACGACCAACGTGTGTGAGAAGCCCATCGGGCCCTGCGTCGCCAACCCCTGTGTGCAGCGCGCTCGGTGTGGGCCTTGCGGCACCTTTGGGCGGTAG